One part of the Actinomyces howellii genome encodes these proteins:
- a CDS encoding TrpB-like pyridoxal phosphate-dependent enzyme, protein MTRIGSVTPTHWYNLAADFPEPLPPALHPGTGQPLKPEDLEPLFPAALIAQEVSTERFIEIPEAVREVYAKWRPSPLIRADRLERALGTAARIFYKYEGVSPAGSHKPNTAIAQAWYNAQEGTRRLTTETGAGQWGASLALACSLFDMTCEVWQVRASYEAKPYRRYQMEVYGSTCHSSPSELTEAGRAILASDPQTTGSLGMAISEAVEVAATTEGVHYALGSVLNHVMLHQTVIGQEAVAQLQAAGVEAPDIVFGCAGGGSNLAGLTFPIIGRNLTEGTASRVVACEPTACPTITQGEYRYDYGDVAGLTPMLKMHTLGADFVPPAIHAGGLRYHGMSPMVSHAVELGLMEAVAVTQEDAFAAGITFARAEGIIPAPESTHAVAAALAHARDAADGEVILIGLSGNGVLDLPAYEAYL, encoded by the coding sequence ATGACACGCATCGGTTCGGTGACGCCGACGCACTGGTACAACCTCGCCGCGGACTTCCCCGAGCCGCTGCCTCCCGCCCTCCACCCGGGTACCGGCCAGCCCCTGAAGCCCGAGGACCTCGAGCCCCTCTTCCCCGCGGCGCTCATCGCCCAGGAGGTCTCGACCGAGCGCTTCATCGAGATCCCTGAGGCGGTGCGCGAGGTCTACGCCAAGTGGCGCCCCTCCCCGCTCATCCGCGCCGACCGCCTCGAGCGGGCCCTGGGCACCGCGGCGCGCATCTTCTACAAGTACGAGGGCGTCAGCCCGGCCGGCTCTCACAAGCCCAACACCGCCATCGCCCAGGCCTGGTACAACGCCCAGGAGGGCACCCGGCGCCTGACCACCGAGACCGGGGCGGGCCAGTGGGGCGCCTCCCTGGCGCTGGCATGCTCCCTGTTCGACATGACCTGCGAGGTCTGGCAGGTGCGCGCCTCCTACGAGGCCAAGCCCTACCGCCGCTACCAGATGGAGGTCTACGGATCGACCTGTCACTCCTCGCCCTCGGAGCTGACCGAGGCGGGGCGCGCCATCCTCGCCTCCGACCCTCAGACCACCGGCAGCCTGGGCATGGCGATCTCCGAGGCCGTCGAGGTGGCCGCCACCACCGAGGGCGTCCACTACGCCCTGGGGTCGGTGCTCAACCACGTCATGCTCCACCAGACGGTCATCGGCCAGGAGGCCGTCGCCCAGCTCCAGGCCGCGGGGGTCGAGGCCCCCGACATCGTCTTCGGCTGCGCCGGCGGAGGCTCGAACCTGGCGGGGCTCACCTTCCCGATCATCGGGCGCAACCTCACCGAGGGCACCGCCTCGCGGGTCGTGGCCTGCGAGCCGACCGCCTGCCCGACGATCACCCAGGGCGAGTACCGCTACGACTACGGTGACGTGGCGGGGCTGACCCCGATGCTCAAGATGCACACCCTCGGGGCGGACTTCGTGCCCCCGGCGATCCACGCCGGCGGCCTGCGCTACCACGGCATGTCCCCGATGGTCTCCCACGCGGTCGAGCTGGGCCTCATGGAGGCGGTGGCCGTGACCCAGGAGGACGCCTTCGCCGCGGGCATCACCTTCGCCCGCGCCGAGGGGATCATCCCGGCCCCCGAGTCCACCCACGCGGTGGCCGCCGCCCTGGCTCACGCCCGCGACGCCGCGGACGGGGAGGTCATCCTCATCGGCCTGTCCGGCAACGGCGTGCTCGACCTGCCCGCCTACGAGGCCTACCTCTGA
- a CDS encoding GNAT family N-acetyltransferase, with protein sequence MRTRRIGWGGAADRWAHDLYRQSFPAVERAPWWLVHLMALRPGIDLVAWWDSPEPGAAPCALTYTARRPGSDLLLLFYLAVDPAARGSGTGTRVLGELGRRHRGASIVLEIEPVVDHAPNPEQRRRRLVFYERAGFHDTGMVVEEPSGEYWVLARPAPGREVSPEELIGLVRYTGLGLGREQIRRRRD encoded by the coding sequence GTGAGAACGCGACGCATCGGCTGGGGCGGGGCCGCCGACCGCTGGGCCCACGACCTGTACCGGCAGTCCTTCCCCGCCGTCGAGCGCGCCCCCTGGTGGCTCGTGCACCTCATGGCGCTGCGCCCGGGCATCGACCTCGTCGCGTGGTGGGACTCCCCGGAGCCCGGGGCGGCGCCCTGCGCCCTGACCTACACGGCGCGCAGGCCGGGCAGCGACCTTCTTCTCCTGTTCTACCTCGCCGTCGACCCCGCGGCCAGGGGCTCGGGCACGGGGACGAGGGTCCTGGGCGAGCTGGGGCGCCGCCACCGAGGCGCGAGCATCGTCCTGGAGATCGAGCCGGTGGTCGACCACGCCCCCAACCCCGAGCAGCGACGCCGCCGCCTGGTCTTCTACGAGCGGGCCGGCTTCCACGACACGGGCATGGTGGTCGAGGAGCCCTCGGGGGAGTACTGGGTGCTGGCCCGCCCGGCTCCGGGACGCGAGGTGAGCCCTGAGGAGCTCATCGGCCTCGTGCGCTACACGGGACTCGGCCTGGGGCGCGAGCAGATCCGCCGTCGGCGGGACTGA
- a CDS encoding alpha/beta hydrolase — protein MTRISTPGNLFAPSRRPALALAAAVCLAVSACGYPGAGRAAPSATGAVASGASAAPVPAGLEPFYSQTVSWAPCEDDDGFQCATVSVPLDYKDPAGRTISLALKKLPASGTSPIGSLFVNPGGPGGSGIDLVSQGAQAFSADLRAHYDIIGFDPRGVGASTPLTCLSPEEIKQVAQDPAGTQDAPAAKEAEAPEEEFAQAALDSGRQAAEPCERHTPVPGLIDHMDTGSVARDLDVLRGLVGEERLTYLGTSYGTYLGARYAELFPDKVGRMVLDSAQDPAVDNARLRIDQAAALERTLRAYVEHCQKGDACPLSGGVEAGTAQLRDLFDRADAAPLPTSTQGVTIDGATARNAVGQTMYDETLWDRLTSALTAAIKDGDGTELAALSAPATEEGQDPEAAASKQAAQAANGPAINAVDCLDYPVRGDQAQWDAQAAQTRKVAPTLGEGLSYPDAFCQGWGHHSDHEPAAVRAQGAAPILVVGVTGDPATPYEWAQSLASQLESGHLLTVRGNGHGAYMRMGSCVSSAVDAYLLRGELPEPGATCQARYETPAEQSSSSPAGEPDSAGTQS, from the coding sequence ATGACACGCATCTCGACTCCTGGGAACCTGTTCGCACCCTCCCGCCGTCCCGCCCTGGCGCTGGCCGCGGCCGTCTGTCTGGCCGTGAGCGCCTGCGGGTACCCAGGCGCCGGCCGGGCCGCGCCGTCGGCCACCGGAGCGGTCGCCTCAGGCGCATCGGCCGCCCCCGTGCCCGCCGGGCTGGAGCCCTTCTACTCCCAGACGGTGTCCTGGGCGCCGTGCGAGGACGACGACGGCTTCCAGTGCGCCACCGTCTCGGTCCCCCTGGACTACAAGGACCCCGCGGGACGGACGATCAGCCTGGCCCTCAAGAAGCTGCCCGCGAGCGGGACGAGCCCCATCGGCTCCCTCTTCGTCAACCCCGGCGGACCAGGGGGCAGCGGCATCGACCTCGTCAGCCAGGGAGCCCAGGCCTTCTCCGCCGACCTACGCGCCCACTACGACATCATCGGCTTCGACCCCAGGGGAGTGGGGGCATCCACCCCACTGACCTGCCTGAGCCCCGAGGAGATCAAGCAGGTGGCCCAGGACCCTGCCGGAACCCAGGACGCGCCAGCGGCTAAGGAAGCAGAGGCACCCGAGGAGGAGTTTGCCCAGGCCGCGCTGGACTCGGGCAGGCAGGCGGCCGAGCCCTGCGAGCGGCACACACCCGTGCCCGGGCTCATCGACCACATGGACACCGGCTCGGTGGCCCGGGACCTCGACGTCCTGCGCGGCCTGGTGGGGGAGGAGCGCCTCACCTACCTGGGGACCTCCTACGGCACCTACCTGGGTGCCCGCTACGCCGAGCTGTTCCCCGACAAGGTCGGCAGGATGGTCCTTGACAGCGCCCAGGACCCGGCGGTGGACAACGCCCGGCTCCGGATCGACCAGGCCGCGGCCCTGGAGCGCACGCTGCGTGCCTACGTCGAGCACTGCCAGAAGGGCGACGCCTGCCCGCTCAGCGGCGGCGTCGAGGCGGGCACGGCCCAGCTGAGGGACCTCTTCGACCGCGCCGACGCCGCCCCCCTGCCCACCTCCACCCAGGGAGTCACGATCGACGGGGCGACCGCCAGGAACGCCGTCGGACAGACCATGTACGACGAGACCCTCTGGGACCGGCTCACCTCCGCCCTGACCGCGGCGATCAAGGACGGCGACGGCACCGAGCTGGCGGCCCTGTCGGCCCCGGCGACCGAGGAGGGGCAGGACCCTGAGGCCGCCGCGAGCAAGCAGGCGGCCCAGGCCGCCAACGGCCCGGCCATCAACGCCGTCGACTGCCTCGACTACCCCGTGCGCGGAGACCAGGCCCAGTGGGACGCCCAGGCCGCCCAGACCAGGAAGGTCGCCCCCACCCTGGGAGAGGGCCTGTCCTACCCCGACGCCTTCTGCCAGGGCTGGGGACACCACTCCGACCACGAGCCGGCTGCGGTCCGTGCCCAGGGGGCCGCTCCGATCCTCGTCGTCGGCGTGACCGGAGACCCCGCCACGCCCTATGAGTGGGCCCAGTCCCTGGCCTCCCAGCTGGAGTCCGGCCACCTGCTCACCGTCAGGGGCAACGGCCACGGGGCCTACATGCGCATGGGTTCCTGCGTCAGCTCCGCCGTCGACGCCTACCTCCTGCGCGGGGAGCTGCCCGAGCCGGGCGCCACCTGCCAGGCCCGGTACGAGACCCCCGCTGAGCAGTCCTCATCATCTCCCGCCGGAGAGCCGGACTCAGCCGGGACGCAGAGTTGA
- the htpX gene encoding zinc metalloprotease HtpX, with protein MTGTNHHNGLKTAVLMGGLWSLLLALGWLLARGTGSSIWLFIMPLIGVAQTAYSYWNSDKLAVRSMGAIEVTEDQQPEMYAIVRELSAAAGKPMPRLYVAPTMSPNAFAMGRDPEHAAVCCTQGILQLLDRRELRGVLGHELSHVYNRDILTGSVAAGIAGVISSVASIVLWFGGGRDRRDGNVVVLLLVALLAPLAASLTQFAMSRTREYDADHDGAVLTGDPLALASALHKLETGVARAPLAQDPRVEPVSSMMIANPFGTVRNLFATHPPMAKRIARLEQMAGY; from the coding sequence ATGACAGGCACCAATCATCACAACGGGCTCAAGACGGCGGTCCTCATGGGAGGCCTGTGGAGCCTGCTGCTGGCGCTGGGCTGGCTGCTCGCACGGGGCACAGGGTCCTCGATCTGGCTGTTCATCATGCCGCTCATCGGAGTGGCCCAGACCGCCTACTCCTACTGGAACTCCGACAAGCTGGCCGTCCGCTCGATGGGGGCCATCGAGGTGACCGAGGACCAGCAGCCCGAGATGTACGCGATCGTGCGCGAGCTGTCGGCCGCCGCCGGCAAGCCGATGCCGCGCCTCTACGTCGCCCCGACGATGAGCCCCAACGCCTTCGCCATGGGGCGCGACCCCGAGCACGCCGCCGTGTGCTGCACTCAGGGGATCCTCCAGCTGCTCGACCGTCGCGAGCTGCGCGGGGTCCTGGGCCACGAGCTGTCCCACGTCTACAACCGGGACATCCTCACCGGCTCGGTGGCCGCCGGGATCGCCGGGGTCATCTCCTCGGTGGCCTCGATCGTCCTGTGGTTCGGCGGCGGGCGCGACCGGCGCGACGGCAACGTCGTCGTCCTGCTGCTCGTGGCCCTGCTCGCACCGCTGGCCGCCAGCCTCACCCAGTTCGCCATGTCCAGGACCCGCGAGTACGACGCCGACCACGACGGTGCGGTGCTCACCGGCGACCCGCTCGCCCTGGCCAGCGCCCTCCACAAGCTCGAGACCGGCGTCGCCCGGGCCCCGCTGGCCCAGGACCCCCGGGTCGAGCCCGTCAGCTCGATGATGATCGCCAACCCCTTCGGGACGGTGCGCAACCTCTTCGCCACGCACCCGCCCATGGCCAAGCGCATCGCCCGGCTCGAGCAGATGGCCGGGTACTGA
- a CDS encoding sensor histidine kinase, whose amino-acid sequence MNIVKRWLTRLPQLRRDSAYLLLYSPLNVLAFCLVVPLLAAGVSTVVIGVGVLLLLVGLLVAGGFAQLARLAAGTVTGTDPLPSSYLRAEPGSGHLRRVLTPLKDPQRWMDLLWVIVSFPVSLLLWVLTVTWLALGLGGVLAPIPEIILELTIPDQAHNVAELLGLEPALLWMIVMYLTVGVIFLGSAPAVLRAMAACQTGLDRLLLTWRAEIGRLETSRAAVQRAEADTRRQLERDIHDGPQQGLVRLGMDLARARRQTANDPHAAAAILEEAMALNQQTLDELRRLSRGIAPPVLVDRGLAAALSEVATRSTVPVTVELSGLPEPTGLPDHVAYAAYFVASEALTNVNKHSGASRAHLTVTVHDARLHLRVEDNGVGGGALSKGHGLAGTAQRLESVGGHLAISSPAGGPTRVEAVIPCAS is encoded by the coding sequence ATGAACATCGTCAAGCGTTGGCTCACCCGGCTCCCCCAACTGCGCAGGGACTCCGCCTACCTCCTGCTCTACAGTCCCCTGAACGTGCTCGCCTTCTGCCTGGTCGTCCCGCTCCTGGCCGCAGGCGTGAGCACCGTCGTCATCGGGGTGGGTGTGCTCCTGCTCCTGGTCGGCCTCCTCGTGGCCGGTGGCTTCGCCCAGCTGGCACGCCTGGCCGCCGGGACCGTCACGGGCACCGACCCCCTGCCCTCGTCCTACCTGCGCGCAGAGCCCGGATCCGGGCACCTGCGGCGGGTGCTCACCCCCCTCAAGGACCCGCAGCGCTGGATGGACCTGCTGTGGGTGATCGTGTCCTTCCCGGTCAGCCTCCTCCTGTGGGTCCTCACGGTCACCTGGCTCGCACTGGGCCTGGGCGGGGTGCTCGCCCCGATCCCCGAGATCATCCTGGAGCTGACGATCCCTGACCAGGCGCACAACGTCGCCGAGCTGCTCGGCCTGGAGCCCGCCCTGCTGTGGATGATCGTCATGTACCTGACCGTCGGCGTGATCTTCCTCGGCTCCGCCCCCGCGGTGCTGCGCGCGATGGCGGCCTGCCAGACGGGCCTGGACCGTCTCCTGCTCACCTGGCGTGCGGAGATCGGCCGGTTGGAGACCTCCCGGGCCGCGGTCCAGCGGGCCGAGGCCGACACCCGTCGCCAGCTCGAGCGCGACATCCACGACGGCCCCCAGCAGGGACTCGTGCGCCTGGGCATGGACCTGGCCCGCGCCCGCCGCCAGACGGCCAATGACCCGCACGCCGCCGCCGCGATCCTCGAGGAGGCCATGGCCCTGAACCAGCAGACCCTCGACGAGCTGCGACGGCTCTCACGGGGGATCGCCCCGCCCGTCCTGGTCGACCGGGGCCTGGCCGCGGCACTGTCCGAGGTGGCCACGCGCTCGACCGTGCCGGTCACCGTCGAGCTGTCCGGGCTGCCCGAGCCGACCGGGCTGCCCGACCACGTCGCCTACGCCGCCTACTTCGTGGCCAGCGAGGCCCTGACCAACGTCAACAAGCACTCCGGTGCCTCGAGGGCCCACCTGACCGTCACCGTCCACGACGCCCGGCTCCACCTGCGGGTCGAGGACAACGGCGTCGGCGGGGGCGCGCTGTCCAAGGGGCACGGGCTGGCAGGCACCGCCCAGCGCCTCGAGAGCGTCGGAGGGCACCTGGCCATCAGCTCGCCCGCAGGCGGACCCACCCGGGTCGAGGCGGTGATCCCGTGCGCGTCCTGA
- a CDS encoding response regulator, giving the protein MRVLIADDSVLLRQGLALIVAEGGHEVVADVGDGTALVDRALALRPDLVIADIRMPPSHTDEGLRAATRIRARWPQAPILLLSQYVVAGYLTELLTDGGGALGYLLKDRVSDIDSFLEAMERVAGGELVLDPDVVSQVLHRGRSNDPLELLTPREREVLTLMAEGRTNASIAERLVVSEGAVEKHTQRIFAKLGLLPDAAVHRRVKAVLTLLSA; this is encoded by the coding sequence GTGCGCGTCCTGATCGCCGACGACTCGGTCCTGCTGCGCCAGGGCCTGGCCCTTATCGTCGCCGAGGGCGGCCACGAGGTGGTCGCCGACGTCGGCGACGGGACCGCCCTGGTCGACCGCGCCCTGGCACTGCGCCCCGACCTGGTCATCGCCGACATCCGCATGCCGCCGTCACACACCGACGAGGGGCTGAGGGCGGCCACGCGCATCCGCGCCCGCTGGCCCCAGGCGCCGATCCTCCTACTCAGCCAGTACGTCGTGGCCGGCTACCTCACCGAGCTGCTCACCGACGGCGGCGGGGCACTGGGCTACCTCCTCAAGGACCGCGTCAGCGACATCGACTCCTTCCTCGAGGCCATGGAGAGGGTGGCGGGCGGTGAGCTCGTCCTCGACCCCGACGTCGTGTCCCAGGTGCTCCACCGCGGACGGAGCAACGACCCGCTCGAGCTGCTCACCCCGCGTGAGCGGGAGGTCCTCACCCTCATGGCCGAGGGGCGCACGAACGCCTCCATCGCCGAGCGGCTCGTCGTGAGCGAGGGGGCCGTGGAGAAGCACACCCAGCGGATCTTCGCCAAGCTCGGCCTGCTTCCCGACGCGGCCGTCCACCGCCGGGTCAAGGCGGTGCTCACCCTCCTGTCCGCCTGA
- a CDS encoding CPBP family intramembrane glutamic endopeptidase, which produces MTAPTATDRALWPVVLVLSAVLGAAIALAALGGPWQVIWLAHPAALAYWRWGLRRPVRELLASEGRWTGWTLVAAGALVPAIAALVGHGTSPEALGRALEQAGPAGVGRAALLAVLVGCCMNAVPEELTFRGVLLGDLRVRGGAVLAVTITAAAFTAMHVPTWMSSGVSGTTWLFQVADKLALGLLAGWSVVRLHSIGFALGAHLGGNLVGVFLDSVVPPQGWSGLTVPNVVVLVAQTTVTAALVARLGRDPVLASVGVNGS; this is translated from the coding sequence GTGACCGCTCCGACCGCCACGGATCGTGCCCTGTGGCCCGTCGTCCTCGTCCTGTCCGCCGTGCTCGGGGCCGCGATCGCGCTCGCGGCCCTCGGTGGGCCGTGGCAGGTGATCTGGCTCGCGCACCCGGCAGCGCTCGCCTACTGGAGGTGGGGACTGAGGCGGCCCGTGCGTGAGCTCCTCGCCTCCGAGGGGAGGTGGACAGGGTGGACCCTCGTGGCGGCCGGGGCTCTCGTGCCGGCGATCGCCGCCCTCGTGGGTCACGGGACGAGCCCGGAGGCGCTCGGGCGGGCACTGGAGCAGGCTGGGCCGGCAGGCGTCGGCCGCGCCGCGCTCCTCGCGGTCCTCGTGGGCTGCTGCATGAACGCCGTCCCCGAGGAGCTGACCTTCCGGGGGGTGCTGCTCGGTGACCTGCGGGTACGCGGTGGCGCCGTGCTCGCCGTGACGATCACGGCGGCGGCCTTCACGGCCATGCACGTGCCGACCTGGATGAGCTCCGGTGTGAGCGGGACGACCTGGCTCTTCCAGGTGGCGGACAAGCTGGCCCTCGGCCTGCTCGCGGGCTGGTCGGTCGTGCGCCTGCACTCGATCGGCTTCGCCCTGGGGGCGCACCTGGGAGGCAACCTCGTGGGGGTCTTCCTCGACTCGGTGGTGCCGCCTCAGGGCTGGTCCGGGCTCACCGTGCCCAACGTCGTCGTCCTCGTGGCGCAGACGACGGTGACCGCCGCCCTTGTCGCCCGCCTGGGACGGGACCCGGTCCTCGCGTCCGTCGGGGTCAACGGTAGTTGA
- a CDS encoding YajQ family cyclic di-GMP-binding protein: protein MASDSSFDVVSKLDRQEVDNAVNQTAKEISQRYDFRGVEAGVELSGDTITLQANSAERVLAVLDVLQSKLFRRGVSLKVLDLGDKEPRPSGKIYKLVCPLKEGLTQEVAKKVTKAIREEGPKGVKAVIQGDEVRVSSKSRDDLQAVIALLKDLDVDVPLQFVNYR, encoded by the coding sequence ATGGCCTCCGACTCCTCCTTCGACGTCGTCTCCAAGCTCGACCGCCAGGAGGTCGACAACGCCGTCAACCAGACCGCCAAGGAGATCTCGCAGCGCTACGACTTCCGGGGGGTCGAGGCGGGGGTCGAGCTGAGCGGTGACACGATCACCCTCCAGGCGAACTCGGCCGAGCGGGTTCTGGCCGTCCTCGACGTCCTGCAGTCCAAGCTCTTCCGCCGCGGAGTCTCCCTCAAGGTCCTCGACCTGGGCGACAAGGAGCCGCGGCCCTCGGGCAAGATCTACAAGCTGGTCTGCCCCCTCAAGGAGGGGCTCACCCAGGAGGTTGCCAAGAAGGTCACGAAGGCGATCCGTGAGGAGGGCCCCAAGGGGGTCAAGGCGGTCATCCAGGGCGACGAGGTGCGCGTGTCCTCCAAGTCCCGCGACGACCTCCAGGCGGTCATCGCCCTGCTCAAGGACCTCGACGTCGACGTCCCGCTCCAGTTCGTCAACTACCGTTGA